In Thermosynechococcus sichuanensis E542, a single genomic region encodes these proteins:
- a CDS encoding HI0074 family nucleotidyltransferase substrate-binding subunit — protein sequence MDRLRERLVVAQKALATLQELPLGERTDRIIRDAAIQRFEYTLEAVWKVAQLYLREREGLDIASPKGVIRACLAVGLLTPEEGRLALKMVDDRNLTLHTYNETLADAIFSRLAQHAMLMDRWLVALAAGGLED from the coding sequence GTGGATCGGCTCAGGGAACGATTAGTAGTTGCCCAAAAAGCGCTAGCTACTTTGCAAGAACTGCCCTTGGGTGAGCGCACAGATAGGATTATTCGTGATGCTGCAATTCAGCGCTTTGAATACACCCTAGAAGCAGTCTGGAAAGTAGCACAGCTATATCTACGGGAACGCGAAGGATTAGACATCGCCTCACCGAAGGGAGTAATCCGTGCTTGCTTGGCCGTTGGCTTACTTACTCCAGAGGAAGGTCGTTTAGCGCTAAAAATGGTAGACGATCGCAACTTGACCCTCCACACCTACAATGAGACCTTGGCAGATGCGATTTTCTCGCGGTTAGCCCAGCACGCCATGCTGATGGATCGCTGGTTGGTTGCCCTCGCAGCAGGAGGATTAGAGGATTGA
- a CDS encoding nucleotidyltransferase domain-containing protein translates to MTAANEDLRELKKILEDFFTGLPVKVYLFGSAARGTLRQSSDLDVGILPLAPLPVGLLSELREHLEMSKFDLSSRCCGFIRSVRRLAIASDCRGN, encoded by the coding sequence GTGACCGCTGCCAACGAAGATCTGCGGGAACTCAAAAAAATACTAGAAGACTTTTTTACAGGGCTTCCCGTCAAGGTCTATTTATTCGGCTCGGCTGCCCGTGGTACGCTCCGCCAAAGCTCTGACTTAGATGTGGGGATTTTGCCCCTTGCACCACTGCCTGTGGGGCTGTTGAGTGAGTTGCGGGAGCACCTAGAGATGTCTAAATTTGATCTATCCAGTCGATGTTGTGGATTTATCAGAAGTGTCCGCCGACTTGCGATCGCGAGTGATTGCAGAGGGAATTGA
- a CDS encoding Npun_F5560 family protein — MNDTSLNLADELLVRDQLVQQLSEELYQLMVQHPELFVRFYQARKAEAANAEALKLLQAQVQQVEAQITAYQEQILAYQQQMQNREAEMNSLKAQVIELSDRNEMLERVIQEMPEVYRQKFSERLSQVKLKIESLEKENAQLRAELRNLQTLLAAQARQQQQQGLPPLQPARVGLIPSFNL, encoded by the coding sequence GTGAACGATACTTCCCTCAACTTAGCCGATGAACTGCTGGTACGGGATCAACTCGTGCAGCAACTCTCAGAGGAACTCTATCAACTCATGGTGCAGCATCCGGAGTTATTTGTGCGCTTTTACCAAGCCCGCAAAGCCGAGGCCGCCAATGCCGAAGCCCTGAAGTTGTTGCAAGCACAGGTGCAACAGGTGGAAGCGCAAATCACTGCCTATCAGGAGCAGATTCTGGCCTACCAGCAACAGATGCAAAACCGCGAAGCAGAAATGAATAGCTTAAAGGCCCAAGTGATTGAATTGAGCGATCGCAATGAGATGTTGGAGCGTGTCATTCAAGAAATGCCCGAAGTCTATCGGCAAAAATTTAGTGAGCGGCTCAGTCAAGTCAAACTAAAGATTGAAAGCCTCGAAAAAGAAAACGCCCAACTGCGTGCCGAACTGCGGAATCTGCAAACCCTCTTGGCCGCCCAAGCCCGCCAGCAACAACAGCAGGGATTACCTCCATTACAACCTGCCCGCGTTGGCTTGATTCCCAGCTTTAATCTCTAG
- the rsmH gene encoding 16S rRNA (cytosine(1402)-N(4))-methyltransferase RsmH, with amino-acid sequence MQDLEFSTYHQPVLATAVLAALQPKAGGLYLDATVGGGGHTALLLRREPTCRVLAIDQDPMALAAAQAFLAPFGDRVQFWHGNFADLPVAEPMFDGILADLGVSSAQLDRPERGFSFRFDAPLDMRMNPDNPLTAATVINHYSERELADIFYEYGEERFARRIARQIVARRPLKTTQELAQLVAHCLKASPRQRIHPATRVFQALRIYVNQELAVLDQFLARSPQWLKPAGRIAVISFHSLEDRRVKQAWRANPLLEVVTRKPIVADAAEVSLNPRSRSAKLRIAARTFA; translated from the coding sequence ATGCAAGATTTGGAATTTTCCACCTACCATCAACCGGTGCTGGCAACTGCGGTGCTGGCGGCACTCCAGCCTAAGGCTGGGGGACTCTATTTAGATGCAACGGTGGGCGGTGGCGGACACACGGCGCTGCTCTTACGGCGTGAACCCACTTGTCGGGTGCTGGCGATCGATCAAGACCCAATGGCGTTGGCGGCGGCTCAGGCATTCCTCGCTCCTTTTGGCGATCGCGTCCAGTTTTGGCACGGTAACTTTGCGGATCTGCCTGTGGCTGAGCCGATGTTTGATGGTATCCTCGCAGATTTAGGGGTGAGTTCTGCCCAGTTGGATCGCCCGGAGCGGGGCTTTAGTTTTCGCTTTGATGCCCCCCTCGATATGCGCATGAATCCCGATAATCCTTTAACAGCCGCAACGGTGATCAATCACTACAGCGAGCGAGAACTGGCAGATATTTTCTATGAGTATGGGGAAGAACGTTTTGCCCGCCGCATTGCCCGCCAAATTGTTGCCCGTCGCCCCCTCAAAACCACCCAAGAACTGGCGCAATTGGTTGCCCACTGCCTCAAGGCTTCTCCTCGCCAGCGAATTCATCCCGCAACCCGTGTGTTTCAGGCCTTGCGCATTTATGTGAACCAAGAGCTAGCGGTGCTCGACCAGTTTTTGGCGCGATCGCCCCAGTGGTTAAAGCCCGCAGGGCGCATTGCCGTCATTAGCTTCCATAGCTTGGAAGATCGGCGGGTGAAGCAGGCGTGGCGTGCCAACCCTCTTTTGGAGGTTGTGACTCGCAAACCCATTGTGGCGGACGCAGCAGAAGTGAGCCTTAACCCGCGATCGCGATCGGCAAAGCTACGAATTGCGGCGCGTACTTTTGCATGA
- a CDS encoding peptidoglycan D,D-transpeptidase FtsI family protein: MTTARPQNQSLPPLRVGLIFGFLLMVMGGVVARLVYLQVVQGETLAARAQQQQRRYTPPTLARYPITDRRETVVALDRPVFTLFAHPIQFKVERSAIARDLAPLLKQSPEQLLAKFSTYPTGVPIAYDIDEETAAKIRALNYDGLELNQAWQRIYPQQELMAGIVGYVDREHQGQAGIEFSQNQFLQVRGNRQLLSMNALGQWLPALAPADPRTLSQGYHVRLTIDSRLQQTARQALQQQLRKFNAKRGTVIVLEVKTGALRALVSEPAYDPNHYYRADPALFRNWAVSDLYEPGSTFKPINTAIALELNAITPDTVLPDEGRITVGGWPIQNSDFSQRGGRGALNIAQILAYSSNVAMVHMMNRIPARHYYRYLHRLGLTEKVGSDLPFETAAQLKPPEQFINYPIEPATTAFGQGFSLTPLHLAQLLGAIANGGELITPHVIDGLYDENGQLQKRLEQRPPRRVFSQRTSQAVVKMLGEVVRFGTGKPAQIPGYRLGGKTGTAQKAIGGTYSNLRITSFVAVFPLEQPQYVILAVVDEPKGDDAYGSTVAIPIVRAVTESLITIEGIPPSHPEELRRVAAPASVSQ; the protein is encoded by the coding sequence ATGACAACGGCTCGCCCCCAAAACCAATCCCTACCCCCCTTGCGGGTTGGCCTGATCTTTGGCTTTTTGCTGATGGTGATGGGGGGTGTAGTTGCTCGCCTAGTTTATTTGCAAGTGGTTCAGGGGGAAACCTTAGCGGCACGGGCACAGCAGCAACAACGGCGCTACACGCCACCAACCTTGGCACGCTACCCAATTACCGATCGCCGAGAGACGGTTGTTGCCCTAGATCGGCCTGTATTTACCCTCTTTGCCCACCCGATTCAATTCAAAGTGGAGCGGTCGGCGATCGCCCGCGATCTGGCTCCCTTACTCAAACAATCTCCAGAGCAACTGTTGGCCAAGTTCAGCACCTACCCCACAGGCGTCCCCATTGCCTACGACATTGATGAGGAAACCGCCGCTAAAATTCGCGCCCTTAACTACGACGGCCTTGAACTCAACCAAGCGTGGCAGCGCATTTATCCGCAACAGGAACTCATGGCGGGTATTGTCGGCTATGTGGATCGAGAGCACCAAGGGCAAGCGGGGATTGAATTCAGCCAGAATCAATTTTTACAGGTTCGCGGTAACCGCCAACTCCTCTCGATGAATGCCTTGGGGCAGTGGTTGCCGGCGCTTGCCCCTGCGGATCCGCGTACTTTGAGTCAGGGGTACCATGTCCGCCTCACGATTGATAGTCGTCTGCAACAAACGGCACGTCAAGCCCTGCAACAGCAGTTACGCAAATTCAATGCCAAACGGGGCACGGTCATTGTTCTGGAAGTAAAAACCGGTGCACTGCGAGCATTGGTCTCAGAGCCTGCCTATGATCCCAATCATTACTACCGTGCTGATCCGGCGCTGTTTCGCAACTGGGCGGTATCGGATCTCTATGAGCCGGGATCAACCTTTAAGCCGATCAACACAGCGATCGCCCTTGAACTCAATGCCATTACCCCCGATACGGTGCTGCCCGATGAGGGTCGGATTACGGTGGGGGGCTGGCCCATTCAAAACAGCGATTTTAGCCAACGCGGCGGCCGGGGTGCCCTGAATATCGCCCAAATTCTTGCCTACTCCAGCAATGTGGCCATGGTACACATGATGAACCGCATTCCAGCCCGCCACTACTATCGCTATCTGCATCGCTTGGGACTGACGGAGAAGGTGGGCAGTGATCTCCCCTTTGAAACAGCCGCCCAGTTAAAGCCACCGGAGCAATTTATTAACTATCCGATTGAACCGGCAACAACGGCCTTTGGTCAAGGCTTTTCGCTGACCCCGCTCCATTTGGCGCAACTGCTGGGGGCGATCGCCAACGGCGGGGAGCTGATCACGCCCCATGTCATTGATGGCCTCTACGATGAAAATGGCCAACTGCAAAAACGCCTTGAGCAACGACCTCCGCGACGGGTCTTTTCGCAGCGCACCAGTCAAGCGGTGGTCAAAATGCTGGGAGAAGTGGTGCGCTTTGGTACGGGGAAACCCGCCCAGATTCCCGGCTATCGCTTGGGGGGCAAGACCGGCACAGCCCAAAAGGCCATTGGCGGTACCTATAGCAATCTGCGTATTACCAGCTTTGTTGCTGTCTTTCCCCTAGAACAGCCGCAATATGTGATTTTGGCGGTGGTGGATGAACCCAAGGGGGATGATGCCTATGGCTCCACGGTGGCGATTCCCATTGTGCGAGCGGTAACGGAGTCCCTGATTACGATTGAGGGCATTCCCCCCTCACATCCCGAGGAATTGCGGCGCGTCGCGGCACCCGCTTCAGTGTCACAATAG